The Streptomyces sp. NBC_01197 genome window below encodes:
- a CDS encoding DUF2000 family protein encodes MRTETAPGHAAPAPTAPDLAGPDLAGPGLGADSLGADSLAGSSALDGAPVRFDTKIAVLLHEDLETWQRLNVTAFLVSGLGPTVPEVIGGPYADADGTAYLPMFRQPVLVFEGSGQTLTTAHSRALSRALPRAVFTRDLFRTGNDRDNRAAVRAVGRDRLDLVGLAVYGPRNAVDKVLKGARMHP; translated from the coding sequence ATGAGAACCGAGACCGCCCCCGGCCACGCCGCTCCCGCCCCCACCGCTCCCGACCTCGCCGGCCCCGACCTCGCCGGCCCGGGCCTCGGCGCCGACAGCCTCGGCGCCGACAGCCTGGCGGGCAGCAGCGCCCTGGACGGCGCTCCGGTCCGCTTCGACACCAAGATCGCCGTACTGCTGCACGAGGACCTGGAGACCTGGCAGCGGCTGAATGTCACCGCTTTCCTGGTCAGCGGCCTCGGCCCGACGGTGCCCGAGGTGATCGGCGGACCGTACGCCGACGCCGACGGCACCGCCTATCTGCCGATGTTCCGGCAGCCCGTGCTGGTCTTCGAGGGCTCCGGCCAGACGCTGACCACCGCCCACTCCCGGGCCCTGTCCCGCGCGCTCCCCCGCGCCGTCTTCACCCGCGATCTGTTCCGCACGGGCAACGACCGGGACAACCGGGCGGCGGTCCGGGCGGTCGGGCGCGACCGGCTCGATCTGGTGGGGCTCGCGGTGTACGGACCCCGCAACGCGGTGGACAAGGTGCTGAAGGGCGCCAGGATGCACCCGTAG